TAATGTATTGACCATACAATCCCCGGAAATAGTAGTGTTTTACTGCAGCGTCATTATTGATCCACATTCCTTTTCCATAAGCGCCTCGCGATAATTTGGTGGGCGTTTTAATGGCCGCTAATGAAGTGGCGCTGATAATCTGTTGTCCGTTAAAAGTTCCGTCATTTAAAAACAATTGTCCCAACTTTGCAAAATCTCTACTTGTAGAATTGATGCAACAGAAGGTTTTTTCCATTTTAAAATCATCGGTATTCCAGGTGGCATTTTGCTCCATGCCGAGTGGTTGCCAGAAATTTTCCGACGCATATTCCGCAATGGTTTTGTTGAGCCTTTTTCTTAATGCAAAACCCAGAAGCTGCGTGGCTCCGGATTGATACTCGAATTTTGTTCCCGGCTCAGCTTTAAAGCCACGCATAAAAACAGCTTCTTCCAAAGACTTTCCGTAATAGGCTTTGGCATTTGGCAGAAAAGGATTGTTATAATTTTCGTTCCAGTTTAAGCCGGCTTCCATTTCTGCAAGATTAGCAAGCGTTAAATCTTTTCCAAAAGTTACATTTTTATAATTCTCAAAGAAATCTGAAAATGGTTCATTAAAACTCTTTATTTTTTGGTCTTCTATTGCTTTTGCAACCAACATCACCGTCACCGTTTTCGCCATGGAGAACGAATTGGTTTTAGAGTTTTGACTGTAGCCGTCCCAATATTCTTCGTGGACCAGTTTGCCGTTTTTAATAATTAAAAAAGACGAAGTATTGGAGCTTTTTAAATCTTCAACTAAATTTTTCGGCAAG
This DNA window, taken from Kaistella carnis, encodes the following:
- a CDS encoding serine hydrolase domain-containing protein; translation: MFKKILKGLLVLIAALIALAYTFGYDYLFKGIRETYLRGEGGSTIDDGSYFPSHVIAKGKVIPWEKDSLYNKKSLPKNLVEDLKSSNTSSFLIIKNGKLVHEEYWDGYSQNSKTNSFSMAKTVTVMLVAKAIEDQKIKSFNEPFSDFFENYKNVTFGKDLTLANLAEMEAGLNWNENYNNPFLPNAKAYYGKSLEEAVFMRGFKAEPGTKFEYQSGATQLLGFALRKRLNKTIAEYASENFWQPLGMEQNATWNTDDFKMEKTFCCINSTSRDFAKLGQLFLNDGTFNGQQIISATSLAAIKTPTKLSRGAYGKGMWINNDAAVKHYYFRGLYGQYIIMIPEKNMVIVRTGMDKRETVDAKERPSQVDFYVNEVVKNFD